A section of the Aythya fuligula isolate bAytFul2 chromosome 9, bAytFul2.pri, whole genome shotgun sequence genome encodes:
- the MELTF gene encoding melanotransferrin: MSPIFGERNKMKGWLFGNLQLVSSVIKVPIYFIIFSFGVVFAALSLERVRWCTVSQQELSKCNDMSKAFAGAGILPRLECTEGGSAANCTQMIKDYLADAVTLNGRLIYQAGKEHGLKPVVGEVYDQEIGTSYYAVAVVKKSSNITINSLKGIRSCHTGINRTAGWDVPVGYLIDSGRITAMGCDLPKAVSEYFSASCVPGANGANYPASLCQLCKGDLSGQNKCQGNSQEQYYDYSGAFRCLAEGAGAVAFVKHSTVPEYTDGKTLSSWAQNLRSQDFQLLCRNGSTADVTEWRTCHLARIPARAVVVRPDTDGTVIFQLLNQGQQRFNDAGAKFQMFDSTAYGAQNLIFRDSTTELVAITSQNYQAWLGDEYLHAMEGLSCDPNTLPESLNWCVISTEEIWKCGEMATSFRKKNLKPEIQCISAKTKEECMELIQKKESDVVALGGADIYTAGKTYGLVPAAGESYSADDNSNAYYAVALVKRNPSNAFSISDLKGKKSCHTGLGRTAGWNIPIGMLIKKGIIKPKDCNIPQAVSEFFSASCVPSANQDNYPSKLCQLCIGDDSGNNKCSASSQERYYSYSGAFRCLAQDSGDVAFVKHSTVFENTDGKNTESWARNLKSSDFQLLCRNGARAEVTQFAQCHLARVPAQAIMVHPDTNIFAIYGLLDKAQEYFGNDSNGNGFKMFDSSTFHGKNLIFKDSAVEIVPVKERRTYKEWLESEYIESLEGMQTPQCSGSGNKMIQQHLLLTTVVLFLILYQLQDLD, translated from the exons ATGAGCCCCATTTTTggggagagaaacaaaatgaaaggctGGCTCTTTGGGAACCTTCAGTTGGTAAGCTCTGTTATAAAGGtaccaatttattttataatattttcttttggtgttGTCTTTGCAGCTCTCAGCCTGGAACGTGTCCGGTGGTGCACTGTCTCCCAGCAAGAACTTTCCAAATGTAATGATATGAGTAAGGCCTTTGCTGGGGCTGGCATCCTTCCCCGTCTAGAATGTACAGAGGGAGGGTCAGCTGCTAACTGTACCCAGATGATCAAG GATTATTTGGCGGATGCAGTGACGCTGAATGGTCGCTTGATTTACCAGGCCGGGAAGGAGCATGGTCTGAAACCTGTTGTTGGGGAAGTATATGATCAAG AGATTGGAACATCATACTATGCTGTGGCTGTAGTAAAGAAGAGCTCCAATATCACCATCAACAGCTTGAAAGGTATCAGATCGTGTCACACGGGGATCAACAGAACTGCTGGCTGGGATGTGCCAGTGGGTTATCTAATTGACAGTGGGCGCATCACAGCAATGGGATGTGACCTTCCAAAAG CTGTTAGTGAATATTTCAGTGCAAGCTGTGTTCCTGGAGCAAATGGTGCAAATTATCCCGCATCCCTCTGTCAGCTCTGCAAAGGGGATTTGTCTGGGCAGAACAAATGCCAAGGAAATTCACAGGAACAATACTATGACTACAGTGGGGCCTTCAG GTGTTTGGCTgaaggtgctggagcagttgcTTTTGTGAAGCACAGCACGGTTCCTGAATACACTGATG GAAAAACTCTTTCTTCTTGGGCCCAGAATCTTCGTTCCCAGGACTTCCAGCTTCTGTGCCGCAATGGTAGCACGGCTGATGTGACGGAGTGGAGAACCTGCCACCTGGCCCGAATCCCAGCTCGTGCTGTGGTAGTACGGCCTGACACAGATGGAACAGTTATCTTCCAGCTCCTGAACCAGGGACAA CAAAGATTCAATGATGCAGGCGCAAAGTTTCAGATGTTTGACTCCACAGCCTATGGTGCCCAGAATCTTATATTCAGAGACTCCACCACAGAGCTCGTTGCAATCACATCTCAGAATTACCAGGCATGGTTGGGTGATGAATATCTTCATGCCATGGAAGGCTTGAGCTGTGACCCCAACA CATTGCCAGAAAGCCTGAACTGGTGTGTTATTTCAACTGAGGAGATTTGGAAATGTGGTGAAATGGCTacttcatttaggaaaaaaaatctgaaaccaGAAATCCAGTGTATTTCAGCCAAGACAAAAGAAGAGTGCATGGAGCTGATCCAG aaaaaggaaagtgatgTTGTAGCTCTGGGTGGAGCTGATATTTACACAGCTGGGAAGACATATGGCCTTGTACCAGCTGCTGGAGAAAGTTACTCTG ctGATGACAACAGCAATGCATACTATGCTGTGGCATTAGTGAAACGGAATCCATCCAATGCATTCTCCATCAGTGACCTGAAAGGGAAGAAGTCCTGCCACACAGGACTGGGGAGAACTGCTGGATGGAATATCCCCATTGGTATGCTAATTAAGAAGGGCATTATTAAGCCCAAAGACTGCAATATTCCTCAAG ctgtgagTGAGTTTTTCTCTGCAAGCTGTGTGCCTTCAGCTAATCAGGATAATTACCCATCAAAACTTTGTCAACTGTGCATTGGAGATGATAGTGGAAACAATAAATGCAGTGCAAGTAGCCAAGAACGTTATTACAGCTACAGTGGAGCCTTCAG GTGCCTAGCACAGGACTCTGGGGATGTGGCCTTTGTGAAGCACTCGACCGTGTTTGAGAACACAGATG GTAAGAACACGGAAAGTTGGGCCCGTAACTTGAAGTCCAGTGATTTCCAGTTACTGTGTCGAAATGGTGCCCGTGCTGAAGTCACCCAGTTTGCTCAGTGTCACCTGGCTCGGGTGCCAGCTCAGGCCATTATGGTTCACCCAGATACCAACATTTTTGCTATATATGGACTACTGGACAAGGCCCAG GAGTATTTTGGAAATGACAGCAATGGAAATGGATTCAAAATGTTCGATTCTTCAACCTTCCATGGAAAAAACTTGATCTTCAAGGATTCTGCTGTTGAGATTGTGCCTGTAAAAGAGAGGAGGACATACAAAGAGTGGCTGGAGAGTGAATATATTGAGTCCCTTGAAGGGATGCAAACACCACAGTGCTCTGGGTCAGGTAATAAGATGATACAACAGCACCTACTATTGACTACTGttgttttgttccttatttTATATCAGTTACAAGACTTGGACTAA